A genomic stretch from Caulobacter sp. FWC2 includes:
- a CDS encoding acyl-CoA dehydrogenase family protein, with translation MDFDISPTQRAFLDRVTAFMDEHIVPAIPRYEAEMDVLGAERWKVVQVVEELKAKAKAAGLWNFFMPPHSGQTHVDDTFQFEGVQLTNLEYSLIAEQLGKVGFASEVFNCSAPDTGNMEVLMRYGTLAQKERWLRPLMNGEIRSAFLMTEPAVASSDATNIETRIERDGDHYVINGRKWWSSGVGDPRCKVAIVMGKTDPDNASRHAQQSQVLVPLDAPGIEIVRMLPVFGYDDAPHGHAEVILKDVRVPIEDALLLGEGRGFEIAQGRLGPGRIHHCMRTIGTAEVALEKMCKRLMSRKAFGKYVSDHSVWEERVADARIDIEMCRLLCLKAADMMDKAGNKSARLEIAMIKVAAPRLALKIIDDAIQAHGGGGVTTDFGLAKAYAGIRTLRLADGPDEVHQRTIARMEYGKYGDLVYKQKAEKEAALHVPGIR, from the coding sequence ATGGACTTCGACATCTCCCCCACGCAGCGCGCCTTCCTGGACCGCGTCACCGCGTTCATGGACGAGCACATCGTGCCGGCCATTCCGCGATACGAGGCCGAGATGGACGTACTCGGCGCCGAGCGCTGGAAGGTCGTCCAGGTCGTCGAGGAGCTGAAGGCGAAAGCCAAGGCCGCCGGCCTGTGGAACTTCTTCATGCCGCCGCACAGCGGCCAGACCCATGTCGACGACACGTTCCAGTTCGAGGGCGTGCAACTGACCAACCTCGAATACAGCCTGATCGCCGAACAGCTGGGCAAGGTCGGCTTCGCCTCGGAAGTCTTCAACTGCTCGGCGCCCGACACCGGCAATATGGAAGTGCTGATGCGCTACGGCACGCTGGCCCAGAAGGAGCGCTGGCTGCGCCCGCTGATGAACGGCGAGATCCGTTCGGCCTTCCTGATGACCGAGCCGGCGGTGGCCAGCTCGGACGCCACCAATATCGAGACCCGCATCGAGCGCGACGGCGACCACTATGTGATCAACGGCCGCAAGTGGTGGTCCTCGGGCGTGGGCGATCCGCGCTGCAAGGTCGCCATCGTCATGGGCAAGACCGACCCGGATAACGCCAGCCGCCACGCCCAGCAGAGCCAGGTCCTGGTGCCGCTGGACGCGCCGGGCATCGAGATCGTCCGCATGCTGCCGGTGTTCGGCTATGACGACGCCCCGCACGGCCATGCCGAGGTCATCCTCAAGGACGTGCGCGTGCCGATTGAGGACGCCCTGCTGCTGGGCGAGGGCCGCGGCTTCGAGATCGCCCAGGGCCGCCTGGGTCCTGGCCGCATCCACCACTGCATGCGCACCATCGGCACGGCGGAAGTCGCGCTGGAGAAGATGTGCAAGCGCCTGATGAGCCGCAAGGCCTTCGGCAAGTACGTCTCGGACCACTCGGTGTGGGAAGAGCGCGTCGCCGACGCCCGCATCGACATCGAGATGTGCCGCCTGCTGTGCCTGAAGGCCGCCGACATGATGGACAAGGCCGGCAACAAGTCGGCCCGTCTGGAGATCGCCATGATCAAGGTCGCGGCCCCGCGCCTGGCCCTGAAGATCATCGACGACGCCATCCAGGCCCACGGCGGCGGCGGCGTGACCACCGACTTCGGCCTGGCCAAGGCCTATGCCGGCATCCGCACCCTGCGCCTGGCCGACGGCCCGGACGAGGTGCACCAGCGCACGATCGCCCGCATGGAATACGGCAAGTACGGCGACCTCGTTTACAAGCAGAAGGCCGAGAAGGAAGCGGCTCTGCACGTGCCGGGGATTCGGTAG
- a CDS encoding GNAT family N-acetyltransferase, whose product MLNLTADTLQGRYVRLEPITIDHREELQGAVDCDPASWEIMSVNGCGEGFEDFWGALQGETDRGERIGFAIRRLSDGKVVGTSSYLNIRRLHGGLEIGSTFLNPDARSGPVNPESKRLMLAHAFEKAGAIRVEFNIDVRNARSQAAVGKLGASKEGVLRNHKVTWTGHIRDTAVFSITDYDWPAIRERLEFRLSETFV is encoded by the coding sequence ATGCTGAACCTGACCGCCGATACCCTGCAGGGCCGCTATGTGCGGCTGGAACCGATCACCATCGATCACCGCGAAGAGCTGCAGGGAGCCGTCGACTGCGATCCCGCTAGCTGGGAGATCATGTCGGTCAACGGCTGCGGCGAGGGCTTCGAAGACTTCTGGGGCGCGCTGCAGGGCGAGACCGACCGTGGCGAACGCATCGGCTTCGCCATCCGCCGCCTGTCGGACGGCAAGGTCGTCGGCACCTCCAGCTACCTCAATATCCGCCGCCTGCATGGCGGGCTGGAGATCGGCTCGACCTTCCTCAATCCCGACGCGCGTTCGGGTCCGGTCAATCCGGAGAGCAAGCGCCTGATGCTGGCCCACGCCTTCGAGAAGGCCGGGGCCATCCGCGTCGAGTTCAACATCGACGTCCGCAACGCCCGCAGCCAGGCCGCCGTCGGCAAGCTGGGGGCCAGCAAGGAAGGCGTGTTGCGCAACCACAAGGTCACCTGGACCGGCCACATCCGCGACACGGCGGTGTTCTCGATCACCGACTACGACTGGCCGGCGATCCGCGAACGGCTGGAATTCCGCCTCAGCGAAACCTTCGTCTAA
- a CDS encoding MerR family transcriptional regulator codes for MSVYTVKQMAKLSGVSVRALHHYDAIGLLRPRAVGANGYRYYDRQDLLRLQQILFHRALETPLKDIQAALDDPAFDLAAALHAHRERLVAEAERYAKLVDIVDRTLADLKGDETMEDKEMFKGFDPEKQARHEAELVERYGDGMAEKIAHSKAGMKSWGKGDWAGFQQEGAAIEHDMAKALSQGLPADSDVVAAIMRRHWAWIAKSWNREPTPDAFTGLGRLYLENPEFTARYEAIAPGLTEYLAEAMRVFAEKRAA; via the coding sequence ATGAGCGTCTACACGGTCAAACAGATGGCGAAGCTGTCGGGCGTCTCGGTGCGGGCTCTGCACCACTACGACGCCATCGGCCTGCTGCGGCCGCGCGCCGTCGGGGCCAACGGCTATCGCTACTATGACCGCCAGGACCTGCTGCGCCTGCAGCAGATCCTGTTTCATCGCGCCCTGGAGACTCCGCTGAAGGACATCCAGGCCGCGCTGGACGACCCGGCCTTCGACCTCGCCGCCGCGCTTCACGCCCATCGCGAACGCCTGGTGGCCGAGGCCGAACGCTACGCCAAGCTGGTGGACATCGTGGACCGCACCCTCGCCGACCTCAAAGGAGACGAGACGATGGAAGACAAAGAGATGTTCAAGGGCTTCGACCCAGAGAAGCAGGCCCGGCACGAGGCCGAACTGGTCGAGCGCTACGGCGACGGCATGGCTGAGAAGATCGCCCATTCGAAGGCCGGCATGAAGAGCTGGGGGAAGGGCGACTGGGCCGGCTTCCAGCAGGAAGGCGCGGCGATCGAGCACGACATGGCCAAGGCCCTGAGCCAGGGCCTTCCGGCCGACAGCGACGTCGTGGCCGCGATCATGCGCCGACACTGGGCCTGGATCGCCAAGTCCTGGAACCGCGAACCGACCCCGGACGCGTTCACCGGGCTGGGGCGGCTCTATCTGGAGAATCCGGAGTTCACCGCCCGCTACGAAGCGATCGCGCCGGGGCTGACAGAGTACCTGGCCGAGGCGATGCGGGTGTTCGCTGAGAAGCGGGCGGCTTAG
- the mutL gene encoding DNA mismatch repair endonuclease MutL, with product MPIRRLPPETVNRIAAGEVVERPASAIKELVDNAIDAGATRIEVEAHGGGLTRILVADDGCGLSAEELPVAIERHATSKLAPDEDGLWDLLRIHTMGFRGEALPSIGSVARLTISSRAKGSSDAHSILVEGGQVGDVAPAAFPGPHGARIEVRDLFYATPARLKFMKSERAESLAITEELKRQAMANESVGFSLDIDGRRILRLPPEHPGPQGRLARLAAVLGRDFQDNAIEIDQVRDGVRLSGFAGLPTYNRGNAAHQYLFVNGRPVRDRLLQGALRAAYADFLARDRHPTAALYVTLDTSEVDVNVHPAKAEVRFRDPALVRGLIVGALRHALAGAGHRASTTVATQALDSIRAQQSPFPGYNPGPSPAGFSAWREGGWTPPTQRPMDLPGLNEVSARVEPSYSSGFGGELAEVVREAYSSVAFEDRPATDYASAAPFDPVDFPLGAARAQVHETYIVSQTRDGMVIVDQHAAHERLVYERMKGEMAAGGVSRQTLLLPEVVDLDPAEAERVVARSEELASLGLVIESFGPGAVLVRETPALLGKTDAAALVRDIADDLAENGQALALKERLEEVCSTMACHGSVRAGRRLNGAEMNALLREMEATPHSGQCNHGRPTYVELKLADIEKLFGRR from the coding sequence ATGCCCATCCGTCGCCTGCCGCCCGAGACCGTCAACCGCATCGCCGCCGGCGAGGTGGTCGAACGGCCCGCGAGCGCGATCAAGGAGCTGGTTGACAACGCCATCGACGCCGGAGCGACCCGCATCGAGGTCGAGGCCCATGGCGGCGGCCTGACCCGGATCCTGGTGGCCGACGACGGCTGCGGCCTTTCGGCCGAGGAACTGCCCGTGGCCATCGAGCGCCACGCGACCTCGAAGCTGGCGCCCGACGAGGACGGCCTCTGGGACCTGCTGCGCATCCACACCATGGGTTTTCGCGGCGAGGCCCTGCCGTCGATCGGCTCGGTGGCGCGGCTGACGATCAGCTCGCGCGCCAAGGGGTCCAGCGACGCCCATTCGATCCTGGTCGAGGGCGGCCAGGTCGGCGATGTCGCGCCCGCCGCCTTCCCCGGCCCGCACGGCGCGCGGATCGAGGTGCGTGACCTGTTCTACGCCACGCCCGCGCGCCTGAAGTTCATGAAGTCCGAGCGCGCCGAGTCGCTGGCGATCACCGAGGAACTCAAGCGCCAGGCCATGGCCAATGAGAGCGTCGGCTTCTCGCTGGACATCGACGGCCGCCGCATCCTGCGCCTGCCGCCCGAGCATCCCGGTCCGCAAGGTCGCCTGGCGCGCCTGGCCGCCGTTCTGGGCCGCGACTTCCAGGACAACGCCATCGAGATCGACCAGGTCCGCGACGGCGTGCGGCTGTCGGGGTTCGCCGGCCTGCCGACCTACAACCGCGGCAACGCCGCGCACCAGTATCTGTTCGTCAACGGCCGCCCGGTGCGCGACCGGCTGCTGCAAGGCGCCCTGCGCGCCGCCTATGCCGACTTCCTGGCGCGAGATCGCCACCCGACGGCGGCGCTGTATGTCACGCTCGACACCAGCGAGGTCGACGTCAACGTCCATCCGGCCAAGGCCGAGGTGCGCTTCCGGGACCCGGCCCTGGTGCGCGGCCTGATCGTCGGAGCCCTGCGCCACGCCCTGGCCGGCGCCGGCCACCGGGCCTCGACCACCGTCGCCACCCAGGCGCTAGACAGCATCCGCGCCCAGCAGAGCCCGTTCCCGGGGTATAATCCGGGGCCTTCTCCCGCCGGCTTCTCGGCCTGGCGTGAAGGCGGCTGGACGCCGCCGACCCAGCGTCCCATGGACCTGCCGGGCCTGAACGAGGTTTCGGCGCGGGTCGAACCCAGCTACTCGTCGGGTTTCGGGGGCGAACTGGCCGAGGTGGTGCGCGAGGCCTACAGCTCCGTCGCCTTCGAAGACCGTCCCGCCACGGACTACGCGTCCGCCGCGCCGTTCGACCCCGTCGACTTCCCACTGGGCGCGGCCCGGGCCCAGGTGCACGAGACCTACATCGTGTCCCAGACCCGCGACGGCATGGTCATCGTCGACCAGCACGCCGCCCATGAGCGCCTGGTCTATGAGCGCATGAAGGGCGAGATGGCCGCCGGCGGCGTCTCCCGCCAGACCCTCCTGCTGCCCGAGGTGGTCGACCTGGATCCCGCCGAGGCCGAGCGCGTGGTCGCCCGGTCCGAGGAGTTGGCCAGCCTGGGTCTCGTTATCGAGAGCTTCGGCCCCGGCGCGGTGCTGGTGCGCGAGACGCCGGCCCTGCTGGGCAAGACCGACGCCGCCGCCCTGGTCCGCGACATCGCCGACGACCTGGCCGAGAACGGCCAGGCCCTGGCGCTGAAGGAGCGGCTGGAAGAGGTCTGCTCGACCATGGCCTGCCACGGCAGCGTCCGCGCCGGCCGCCGCCTGAACGGGGCCGAGATGAACGCCCTGCTCCGCGAGATGGAAGCCACACCCCACTCGGGCCAGTGCAACCACGGCCGCCCGACCTATGTGGAACTGAAGCTGGCCGACATCGAGAAGCTGTTCGGGCGGCGCTAA
- a CDS encoding TraB/GumN family protein — translation MRAILTGLVLAAASMGASARAQVIDDPQANVVEALVVSAKLPGPAWWRVSDADTTIYVLGTPTALPKGLAWDKSVLERRLDGAFAVITPPEWRAGLTDIPGLLKLRKRLKGDGDWAERSPALAARLQHAWKAVEPKDPDGWKDWKPLFIALQLNGKADRKADLQTMEPEKTVKALARKHGGKPRPAAVHKAMPMLKTLIREHSDEAGQVCLSETLDTLAAGPGARRAAAQAWSQGRVGAALAEPRSAERCELLLPGVADLKRQSVDDEVAALTDLLKTPGHAVAVYYLRGLVAQDGVLDKLRARGITVRTPGEG, via the coding sequence ATGCGCGCTATCTTAACGGGCCTGGTCTTGGCCGCCGCATCCATGGGCGCTTCGGCGCGGGCCCAGGTGATCGACGACCCGCAGGCCAATGTGGTCGAGGCCCTCGTGGTCAGCGCCAAGCTGCCCGGTCCGGCTTGGTGGCGGGTGTCCGACGCTGACACCACCATCTATGTCCTGGGAACGCCGACCGCGCTCCCCAAAGGCCTGGCCTGGGACAAGTCGGTGCTGGAGCGGCGGTTGGACGGCGCCTTCGCGGTGATCACGCCGCCGGAGTGGCGCGCCGGCCTCACCGACATTCCCGGTCTCCTGAAGCTGCGCAAGCGTCTGAAGGGCGATGGCGACTGGGCCGAACGTTCGCCAGCCCTGGCCGCCCGGCTGCAACACGCCTGGAAGGCCGTCGAGCCCAAGGATCCCGACGGCTGGAAGGACTGGAAGCCGCTGTTCATCGCCCTGCAGTTGAACGGGAAGGCTGACCGGAAGGCCGATCTCCAGACCATGGAGCCGGAAAAGACGGTCAAGGCGCTGGCGCGCAAGCACGGCGGCAAGCCTCGCCCCGCTGCGGTCCACAAGGCCATGCCGATGCTGAAGACCCTGATCCGCGAGCACAGCGACGAGGCCGGGCAGGTCTGCCTGTCCGAAACCCTGGACACCCTCGCGGCGGGGCCAGGCGCGCGCCGCGCGGCGGCGCAAGCCTGGAGCCAGGGACGGGTCGGCGCGGCGCTGGCCGAGCCGCGCAGCGCCGAACGCTGCGAGTTGCTCCTGCCCGGCGTGGCCGACCTCAAGCGTCAATCGGTCGACGATGAGGTGGCGGCCCTGACCGATCTGCTGAAGACGCCCGGCCACGCGGTGGCGGTCTACTACCTGCGCGGCCTGGTGGCCCAGGACGGCGTGCTGGACAAGCTGCGGGCCAGGGGGATCACCGTCCGTACGCCGGGGGAGGGTTGA
- a CDS encoding DUF3035 domain-containing protein, whose protein sequence is MSFNRVATVSALTVVAVIGLTGCGSTKKALGMDKVVPDEFRVVSKAPLAVPPDYALRPPAPGEPRPQELQPESAARAALIGQSNAAGRSEGEKLLVARAGTDKADPLIRFVVDDENGDLAHKDESFASKVMFWKKGQPKTTNVATAAESGANAPAEVDAAAEEARLKKLVGAGGVVITREKKTGIKLPGL, encoded by the coding sequence ATGAGTTTCAATCGGGTCGCGACCGTGAGCGCCCTGACCGTCGTGGCCGTTATCGGTCTGACTGGCTGTGGTTCGACCAAGAAGGCCCTGGGCATGGACAAGGTCGTGCCTGACGAATTCCGCGTCGTCAGCAAGGCCCCGCTGGCCGTGCCGCCGGACTACGCCCTGCGCCCGCCGGCGCCCGGCGAGCCGCGTCCGCAGGAACTGCAGCCGGAAAGCGCCGCCCGCGCCGCCCTGATCGGCCAGAGCAACGCCGCCGGTCGTTCGGAAGGTGAAAAGCTGCTGGTCGCCCGCGCCGGCACCGACAAGGCCGATCCGCTGATCCGCTTCGTGGTCGACGACGAGAATGGCGACCTGGCCCACAAGGACGAGAGCTTCGCCAGCAAGGTGATGTTCTGGAAGAAGGGCCAGCCCAAGACGACGAACGTCGCCACCGCCGCCGAGTCGGGCGCCAACGCCCCGGCCGAGGTCGACGCCGCCGCCGAGGAAGCCCGTCTGAAGAAGCTGGTGGGCGCCGGTGGCGTGGTCATCACCCGCGAGAAGAAGACCGGCATCAAGCTGCCGGGCCTCTAA
- the lspA gene encoding signal peptidase II, with translation MKGEGRTEKALKITRLGWTAYAVAAATLVLDQFSKLWVLGLLGREQGASLHAVGPLYLTMVHNYGMSFGLLKDHDWGRWLLIGFSILVVIGLSFWARKATKLLPALGVGMIIGAAIGNNLIDRVLYGYVVDFIDVSRLNFPWVFNVADSAINIGVALLLIDSFLYGEKKLVEPTET, from the coding sequence ATCAAGGGGGAGGGAAGAACGGAGAAGGCCTTGAAAATCACCCGCCTCGGCTGGACCGCCTACGCCGTCGCCGCCGCCACCCTGGTTCTGGACCAGTTCTCCAAGCTCTGGGTTCTAGGGCTGCTGGGCCGCGAGCAGGGCGCGTCGCTGCACGCCGTCGGTCCGCTCTACCTGACCATGGTCCATAACTACGGCATGAGCTTTGGCCTGCTGAAGGACCACGACTGGGGCCGCTGGCTGCTGATCGGCTTTTCGATTCTCGTGGTGATCGGCCTGTCGTTCTGGGCCCGCAAGGCCACCAAGCTGCTGCCCGCCCTGGGTGTCGGTATGATCATCGGCGCCGCCATCGGCAACAACCTGATCGACCGGGTGCTGTACGGCTATGTCGTCGACTTCATCGACGTCTCGCGCCTGAACTTTCCGTGGGTTTTCAACGTCGCCGACTCGGCGATCAACATCGGGGTGGCCCTGCTGCTGATCGACAGCTTTCTCTATGGCGAGAAGAAGCTGGTCGAGCCGACAGAGACTTAA